A genomic stretch from Salifodinibacter halophilus includes:
- a CDS encoding PepSY domain-containing protein: NDLILWLRDWHTHLLAGKNGEQVLGAVGIAAVFMLLSGLYLWWPRWSALAASLKWYRGPPTRRWLSWHRGIGLWLLPLTLLASLTGTAMVY, encoded by the coding sequence GCAACGACCTGATCCTGTGGCTGCGCGATTGGCATACCCATCTGTTGGCCGGCAAGAACGGCGAGCAGGTGCTCGGCGCGGTCGGCATCGCCGCGGTGTTCATGCTGCTCAGCGGCCTGTACCTGTGGTGGCCGCGCTGGTCGGCGCTGGCGGCGAGTCTGAAGTGGTATCGCGGCCCGCCGACGCGGCGCTGGCTGAGCTGGCACCGCGGCATCGGCCTGTGGCTGTTGCCGCTGACCCTGCTGGCCTCGCTCACCGGCACCGCGATGGTCTAC